The following proteins are encoded in a genomic region of Tigriopus californicus strain San Diego chromosome 6, Tcal_SD_v2.1, whole genome shotgun sequence:
- the LOC131882759 gene encoding zinc finger protein 330 homolog, which yields MPMKKTGQRKKAEKQRARQKEIRNKGEHRSIVDQPSNAIMECDKCQRKQKNRAFCYFCQTIQRLPQCAECGKVKCMLKTGDCVVRHPGQYTTGWGMVGAVCDFCEAWVCHGRKCLSTHACTCVMQSAVCIECERGVWDHGGRIFVCSFCQSHLCEDDQFEHQASCQVIDAETLKCLSCNKLGQFSCLRCKTCYCDDHVRRKGVKYEKNQTAMPCPKCGFETSETKGLSMSTRNHKFGRQQMNPDDEEGGGGFGYYGGYSEASGGGYGQYGGADNDDYDDDYDYDDEDDDEEEDEEDEKEKK from the exons ATGCCCATGAAAAAGACTGGCCAGAGGAAAAAGGCTGAGAAACAAAGAGCCAGGCAAAAGGAGATCAGGAATAAGG GCGAGCATCGTTCGATCGTGGACCAACCCAGCAATGCCATCATGGAATGCGATAAGTGTCAACGCAAGCAGAAAAACCGAGCTTTTTGCTACTTCtgccaaaccattcaaag ACTCCCTCAGTGTGCGGAATGCGGCAAGGTCAAGTGCATGCTCAAGACCGGCGATTGTGTAGTACGGCATCCGGGTCAATACACCACGGGCTGGGGAATGGTGGGGGCGGTCTGTGACTTCTGCGAGGCCTGGGTGTGCCATGGACGGAAATGCTTGTCCACCCATGCCTGCACTTGTGTCATGCAG TCTGCAGTGTGTATCGAATGTGAACGAGGCGTGTGGGATCACGGAGGTCGGATATTTGTGTGCAGCTTTTGCCAGAGCCATTTGTGCGAGGATGATCAGTTTGAACATCAGGCCTCGTGCCAAGTGATCGATGCCGAGACATTGAAGTGTCTATCGTGCAATAAACTCGGACAGTTCTCGTGTCTGCGGTGTAAGACTTGCTACTGTGACGATCACGTCAGGCGGAAAGGCGTCAA ATACGAAAAGAATCAGACTGCGATGCCCTGTCCTAAATGCGGCTTCGAAACGTCTGAAACCAAGGGTCTGTCCATGTCCACCCGGAATCACAAGTTCGGACGTCAACAAATGAATCCTGATGACGAAGAAGGGGGCGGAG GTTTTGGATACTACGGAGGCTATAGCGAGGCTTCCGGTGGAGGCTACGGTCAGTATGGTGGAGCTGATAACGACGATTATGACGACGATTATGATtacgacgatgaggatgacgatgaggaggaggacgaggaagatgagaaggagaaaaagtgA